One window of Alosa sapidissima isolate fAloSap1 chromosome 21, fAloSap1.pri, whole genome shotgun sequence genomic DNA carries:
- the si:ch211-199g17.9 gene encoding synaptonemal complex central element protein 1 isoform X1 produces the protein MSSSAGFSLDDILMKLSLKQENGKEPKVEDLVVKLRRLQQAKRTLEEELWEVQKIKGVLEQEEEALCSEAFQLDVLLKEKQEAHRVLQFKCEELDQESQRKQEQNKQKEELVEQYRYRIQEATLKHRKTRMKFENQLQQLMVQHKSLFSMFTPQRLPAEIITAENATAQLLKAEKHRMEQLAQQQEELSDIYNGAVPRDNELLTTAV, from the exons ATGAGTTCATCGGCAG GCTTCTCCCTCGACGATATCTTGATgaaattgtctttaaaacaaG AGAATGGAAAGGAGCCCAAAGTGGAAGATctcgttgtgaaattgagaagaCTACAGCAAG CTAAAAGAACTCTGGAAGAGGAACTGTGGGAGGTGCAAAAAATCAAAGGAGTGTTAGAACAAGAAGAAGAGGCCT TGTGCTCAGAGGCCTTTCAGCTAGATGTGCTCCTTAAAGAGAAGCAAG AGGCACACAGAGTACTGCAGTTCAAATGTGAGGAACTGGACCAGGAGTCACAGAG GAAGCAGGAGCAGAACAAGCAGAAAGAAGAACTTGTGGAACAGTACCGATACCGGATACAAGAAGCCACACTCAAACACCGCAAAACAAG GATGAAGTTTGAGAATCAACTGCAGCAGTTAATGGTTcaacacaaaagtctcttctcTATGTTT ACACCCCAGAGACTTCCAGCAGAGATCATCACTGCAGAGAATGCTACAGCTCAGCTCCTTAAAGCTG AGAAACACAGGATGGAGCAGTTGGCTCAACAGCAGGAGGAGCTGAGTGACATCTATAACGGAGCAGTGCCTAGAGACAATGAGCTGCTTACCACAGCGGTGTGA
- the si:ch211-199g17.9 gene encoding synaptonemal complex central element protein 1-like isoform X2, with product MSSSAGFSLDDILMKLSLKQENGKEPKVEDLVVKLRRLQQAKRTLEEELWEVQKIKGVLEQEEEALCSEAFQLDVLLKEKQEAHRVLQFKCEELDQESQRKQEQNKQKEELVEQYRYRIQEATLKHRKTRHPRDFQQRSSLQRMLQLSSLKLRNTGWSSWLNSRRS from the exons ATGAGTTCATCGGCAG GCTTCTCCCTCGACGATATCTTGATgaaattgtctttaaaacaaG AGAATGGAAAGGAGCCCAAAGTGGAAGATctcgttgtgaaattgagaagaCTACAGCAAG CTAAAAGAACTCTGGAAGAGGAACTGTGGGAGGTGCAAAAAATCAAAGGAGTGTTAGAACAAGAAGAAGAGGCCT TGTGCTCAGAGGCCTTTCAGCTAGATGTGCTCCTTAAAGAGAAGCAAG AGGCACACAGAGTACTGCAGTTCAAATGTGAGGAACTGGACCAGGAGTCACAGAG GAAGCAGGAGCAGAACAAGCAGAAAGAAGAACTTGTGGAACAGTACCGATACCGGATACAAGAAGCCACACTCAAACACCGCAAAACAAG ACACCCCAGAGACTTCCAGCAGAGATCATCACTGCAGAGAATGCTACAGCTCAGCTCCTTAAAGCTG AGAAACACAGGATGGAGCAGTTGGCTCAACAGCAGGAGGAGCTGA
- the fam83hb gene encoding protein FAM83H, with protein MPHRSQSSSVGENPLDPNYLPPHYREEYRLAIDALVENGVEGYYEFLQSANVVDFLCQSEVEHIKHTVQSPETQQAPSGSLPQLTYHQADQDGSSDTYWPMHSDLDAPGLDLGWPQHSFVGPTEVTTLVNPSDPEMPSIKEQARRLIKHAGQVIAVVMDVFTDIDLFADLLDAAARGVPVYILLDEQNSHHFVSMVTSCKVNLEMIHMMRVRTVSGVTYFCRTGKSFKGQVTDRFLLTDCRAVLSGNYSFMWSFEKIHRCIAHLFLGELVATFDEEFRILFAQSKPLVVENALVPSDGSGHFGNQFGMKRTQSLRLQRGYFRQTELSAYSFGDRMDSGLPFRREDPFRHTLEIGAAGLQMGKYSSQQFRMQQGVVQQGRSIMASQQIERNAFKRHSYAEGTQESYSSSRLYMKQRVMGNLDEMEQHHQREKHMYQAEGCYEQLRSRALQQDQHSDSGYLPELEPPSDYNVLSSDDLKSGHSHPRAGHYDPTSHKRPTVGQAYACQNSPTQTNPPDLKRFPGAKQDHDAKDPDVKQGMRDWRISSYLSAYEDSGQECLNEPLGPDAFDDVQHHSDERGFENRERPSNPHRPKLDLHPRFGKPIIQERKGSKDLSTTDYESKMRSTDSLSSLGTEGEERETRELGLTKHESFRSRINPMLQRSSRLRSSLIFSSSTLETHNTSGTTKTERESDLIKTSSAVAEILEKRRSLSREPFDWNKHKKTHGTDSDSKAVAPTDEPNQDPKEDAKGNKEEATITSIVEESENPAKSEAKLNMNDPESRLLYFKELAAKRKAKTVEYTTDKSNQPALKKSDLLNTEEKLTKAEPQTDKPPVATLKPKPSELNIEKRTTNSTTQKEENSEVKKDSAGAKTLKPFPSPKFFKKDPLKSFKSSSLSRRVSCDEDMTDATDAEKSEMKKSRSQSSSSMSRSESRESLSLTRQGSITSLNTEGKETKALDFLKKQTQRLKGILGPKGDKKTSGTVTSDSKSMKTVPEIKEETADKKSSDTLPENHKATTKPSQSRYQSSTSNVIFSSNLRDDTKVILEQISANSQKNRMEQAKQIDAAGRDGGSGDTGPKSDLEQENPLKYHSRNRFARPPTNPEERENLLKRMESMRKEKKVYSRFEMGNNLG; from the exons ATGCCTCATCGGTCTCAGAGTTCGTCTGTGGGGGAGAATCCCTTGGATCCAAACTACCTCCCCCCCCACTACCGTGAGGAGTACCGGTTGGCCATTGATGCCCTTGTGGAAAATGGTGTGGAAGGCTACTACGAATTCCTGCAGAGCGCCAATGTGGTTGACTTCCTGTGCCAGTCAGAGGTGGAGCATATCAAGCACACCGTGCAGTCACCAGAGACCCAGCAGGCCCCCAGCGGATCTTTACCCCAGCTGACGTATCACCAAGCAGACCAAGATGGCTCCTCTGACACCTACTGGCCGATGCATTCTGACCTTGACGCTCCAGGTCTGGACCTGGGCTGGCCACAGCACTCATTTGTAGGCCCTACAGAGGTCACAACCCTAGTGAACCCTTCTGATCCTGAAATGCCAAGCATCAAGGAGCAGGCACGGCGGCTCATAAAACATGCTGGGCAG GTCATTGCTGTGGTAATGGACGTGTTCACTGACATTGACCTCTTTGCTGATCTCCTGGATGCGGCTGCACGTGGCGTACCTGTCTACATCCTTTTAGATGAACAGAATTCTCACCACTTTGTTTCTATGGTGACAAGCTGCAAAGTTAACCTAGAGATGATTCAT ATGATGCGTGTACGGACAGTATCAGGTGTCACATACTTCTGCCGGACAGGAAAGTCATTTAAAGGTCAGGTGACGGACCGTTTCCTGCTGACTGACTGCAGAGCTGTGCTCAGTGGAAACTACAG CTTCATGTGGTCTTTTGAGAAGATCCATCGGTGTATTGCTCATCTTTTCCTGGGGGAGTTGGTAGCCACCTTTGATGAAGAGTTTCGGATTCTTTTCGCCCAGTCAAAGCCCTTGGTAGTGGAAAATGCACTAGTCCCTTCTGATGGTAGCGGGCATTTTGGTAACCAATTTGGCATGAAAAGGACTCAGTCCCTGCGTCTGCAACGTGGCTACTTTCGCCAGACAGAGCTTTCTGCGTATTCATTTGGGGACCGCATGGATTCCGGACTACCCTTTAGACGTGAGGATCCCTTCCGTCACACATTGGAGATCGGTGCAGCAGGCCTGCAGATGGGAAAGTACTCCTCACAGCAGTTCCGTATGCAACAGGGCGTTGTGCAACAGGGTCGCTCCATCATGGCCTCCCAGCAGATAGAGAGGAATGCTTTCAAGAGGCACAGTTATGCTGAGGGGACCCAGGAGAGCTACTCTTCCTCCCGCCTATACATGAAACAGCGTGTCATGGGCAACCTGGACGAGATGGAACAGCACCACCAGCGGGAGAAACACATGTACCAGGCAGAGGGCTGTTATGAGCAGCTCCGCAGCCGTGCTTTACAGCAGGACCAGCACTCTGACTCTGGGTACCTACCTGAGTTAGAGCCACCATCTGACTATAATGTCCTTTCCTCCGATGATCTCAAATCTGGACATTCTCACCCACGTGCAGGGCACTATGACCCAACAAGTCACAAAAGACCCACAGTAGGACAGGCATATGCATGCCAGAATTCCCCAACACAGACCAACCCGCCAGACCTAAAAAGGTTTCCTGGGGCTAAGCAAGATCATGACGCAAAGGACCCTGACGTAAAGCAGGGAATGAGGGACTGGAGAATTAGCTCTTACCTGAGTGCGTATGAGGATTCAGGGCAGGAGTGCTTAAATGAACCTCTTGGGCCTGATGCTTTCGATGACGTCCAGCACCATTCTGATGAGAGGGGATTTGAAAACAGGGAGCGTCCCAGCAACCCCCACAGGCCCAAACTGGACCTTCATCCAAGATTTGGTAAACCTATCATACAAGAGAGAAAAGGTTCTAAGGATCTCAGCACAACTGACTATGAGTCCAAGATGAGGTCAACAGACTCTCTCTCGTCTTTgggaacagagggagaggagagggagacaagGGAATTGGGCCTCACCAAACATGAATCCTTCCGGTCAAGAATCAACCCAATGCTCCAAAGGAGCTCTCGTCTGCGGTCTTCACTTATTTTCAGTTCTTCAACATTAGAGACGCATAATACCTCAGGCACAACCAaaaccgagagagagagtgacctaATAAAAACCTCCTCTGCAGTGGCTGAAATCCTTGAGAAGAGGAGATCTTTATCGAGGGAGCCCTTTGACTGGAACAAGCACAAGAAGACACACGGTACTGATTCAGACAGCAAAGCCGTTGCACCCACTGATGAACCTAATCAAGACCCCAAAGAGGATGCAAAAGGAAACAAAGAGGAAGCTACCATTACATCCATAGTGGAAGAGTCAGAAAACCCTGCAAAATCAGAGGCTAAGCTGAACATGAATGATCCTGAAAGCCGACTCTTGTACTTCAAGGAACTTGCAGCTAAACGAAAAGCAAAAACAGTTGAGTACACCACAGACAAAAGTAATCAACCAGCACTGAAAAAGTCAGATCTCCTCAACACAGAAGAAAAACTCACCAAAGCAGaaccacagacagacaagcctCCTGTGGCGACATTAAAACCAAAACCTTCTGAGCTAAATATTGAGAAGCGGACCAcaaacagcacaacacagaaAGAGGAAAACTCTGAGGTAAAGAAAGATTCAGCAGGTGCAAAAACTTTGAAGCCCTTCCCCTCACCAAAGTTCTTTAAAAAGGACCCACTGAAGTCTTTTAAATCCTCCTCCCTGTCACGACGTGTTTCGTGTGATGAAGACATGACAGATGCCACGGATGCAGAGAAGAGTGAAATGAAAAAGTCACGAAGCCAGAGTTCATCCAGCATGTCTCGCTCTGAATCACGTGAGAGTCTCAGCCTCACTCGCCAAGGCTCCATCACCTCACTCAACACAGAGGGTAAAGAAACCAAAGCTCTTGACTTCCTCaagaaacagacacagaggcTCAAGGGTATCCTTGGACCAAAGGGTGATAAGAAGACATCAGGAACAGTGACTTCTGACAGTAAGAGCATGAAAACAGTTCCAGAAATTAAAGAAGAGACGGCAGATAAAAAGTCCTCAGACACTCTTCCAGAGAATCATAAGGCTACAACTAAACCAAGCCAATCTCGGTATCAATCCTCCACATCCAATGTGATCTTCAGCAGTAACCTGAGGGACGACACTAAAGTCATCCTGGAGCAAATCTCTGCCAACAGTCAGAAGAACCGAATGGAACAGGCAAAACAGATTGATGCAGCTGGGAGAGATGGGGGCAGTGGGGACACTGGCCCAAAATCTGATCTGGAGCAAGAGAACCCTCTCAAATACCATAGCAGAAACCGGTTTGCTCGACCTCCCACCAACCCCGAAGAGCGAGAAAACCTGCTGAAGAGAATGGAGAGCATgcgaaaagaaaagaaagtgtACAGCCGGTTTGAG ATGGGGAATAACTTGGGATAg